AGTATTCCAGGTGTTCTTTAATCTATGGAACTTGAAGCGCAGAATTGAAGTGTGTGTCTTgttcaattttgaattttcactCTTTACTTATATCTCTAATTGATGAACGTCCAGCATTATGCTATGGCTGGGTTTAGCACATGTTTGGTTATACATACACAAGATCCTACTGCTGAGTTCCTCCTTAACTGCAAAATTGGAACATCTCCAGTTGTATGCAGTGAAAACCTTTCAGCTCTTAGGTTTGAAACCACCAAAGTACGTTTTccaaattccttttttttatctctttccctttaaaacaaattattctgtgtaaatttttttttctgcaaaGGTCACCCTAGACACAGATTGATGTATTTTTTGGTAATGTAGATGCTTCTAGGACCTCTGAAGCAGCTAAAGCAAGCAGATGCTCGTCTGAATATGACACAAGGAGTTCTTGAAGGGGTAGGTAGGTGACATCATTTAAGGGTTTAGCTGCAGTTGGATGTGTCATCGACTGGGGTCCTTTATGATGTATTTCTCTTTTCAATTGAGCAGATTTTTGGGGAAGAGCTTGGTGTGCTTCCGGGGATGGATCCTATTTTCTCCGCATTAGCACTGGAGAGGCTTGTGGGGTTCTTTGGGAATTTGGCTCAAAGAAACCACAATAAAGATAAATTTGACATAATTGTGTATGATGGTATGAGCTCTGATGAAATGCTAAGGATGATAAGTGCAGCCAGTAAAGCAAGGTCAAGCAATTTTAGTCTCTCAAAAAGAATTTTCAAAGATTTTATTATCTATGTGTTGACATTGGGTTGCATGACTATGCACAGGTTGTACTTGAAATATTTACGGAATGTGGCTGACAAAACAGATCTCGGGAGGATGGCTGGTCCTTCGCTTCTCAGGCTTGTGGATGAAGCAATGAGTCTAACCAACAGTGCACATCTTTTCAATGGGAATAGGACTGCAGGTATATGGAACAGTGTTGAACAAATGTTGGAGGTGAGAACCATCCCCCTTTCGTATTACAACATTTTTTGTGTAAATCCATTGAGATCCTACTTATAGGTAACGTGTGGTGCAGAGAGGATCATTTGCTTTCTCAGAACCACATAAATTTGGCTGCTTCCTAATGTTGGACCCTAATAATCCAGCATCTATTAGTTCTGCATTACGATATTGGGGTTGCACGATCCAAGCAGGTGGACAGATTTGTGGAGCATTTGCCATCACATCACCAAAATTAAATACAGAGTCAGAGGAAGAACTGAGGAATATATTTTCACCCTTGCCGTTTGCATTCATTCCACATATCTCCCTGGAACCCCCTCTGGACTGGGTTGCAATCACGCGAAACACTGCTGGTGAAAATGCGAGAAATCTTCTTTCTACGACAGCAAGTGGCAACAGTAGCTTAATGTCCTCAGTAACATTTGATGCAGCCAGAAAGTCAATAATCCTTTTCATGCCAGGTTTTGACAAGTCAGAGATCAAGCTATATCAGGTATGAGGGTATGACTGTACCTAAGCATTTAGTTCTTTCACTAGTTTTCTTTAGCCTAATGTTGTGttcatcttttctttttcttgttcagTTTCATTGATTTATCACATCCTTTTGTCTATCGATAATGCATCATTTAACATAACTTGAGTATGAACTGAAAGTGTAACCATTTGATAAATGCAGTACAGGGGAGGATCAGAGTTATTAATTGAAGCCGGAGATCAAAGACGTGTAATTTATTTGCCTTCAAAAATTCAAGGGAAGGTTGGAGGTGCCAAGTTTGTTGACAGAAGTCTTGTAATCACAATGAGATAGTGTAGTGTAATCAAATTCTGGTAACTACAATTATTCATGACCACTTTTGTATCTCTGAGAGGGATTAGGTGAAATCGACATGACAATGATGACATCATGTATTGAATAAAGGCAGTTCTCACTTTACAGCAAGTTTCAGTTTTCCTATCAAGGTATATGGAAGAAGTCTTGTACAACAAGTACTGAGTAACTATTCGTAATTTACTTTTGGCCTCAATGTACTTGCAACTGCATTACATGTTCAGATATGAACGACTCTGCagcatgaatagtaaagatgggAAGATACAACAGAAAAAACAAGAGCTGAAGgaggagagaaaaaaaatcctaGACTCAAATTAAGTTTCTGGCCcattttcttctcctctttgtGAATTCACACGACCCCTTAGCTCTTCGAATGCCTTCATGCTCTCTGCATCAAAGCCTCCAGCAAACTGAAAACAGTTCGACAGttgaattttaaatttcttttcaAATATGTCGCAACTTGTAAATTCTGTATCTAAAATTACCGAACAACTTCAACAAAAGCAAAGTTCTGATATACCTGATGAACGCGGAAGGCAAAACGCACGCCTTGCAGAAGTATAAACTCTCTGT
This is a stretch of genomic DNA from Argentina anserina chromosome 4, drPotAnse1.1, whole genome shotgun sequence. It encodes these proteins:
- the LOC126790894 gene encoding uncharacterized protein At1g26090, chloroplastic; protein product: MALLTFCPLFSPNSVSSSSVLNRTAPNLVVNTTRTPTRTRSGTKAVTFAASSSSSEDSHKSTKLVTFLGKGGSGKTTSAIFAAQHYAMAGFSTCLVIHTQDPTAEFLLNCKIGTSPVVCSENLSALRFETTKMLLGPLKQLKQADARLNMTQGVLEGIFGEELGVLPGMDPIFSALALERLVGFFGNLAQRNHNKDKFDIIVYDGMSSDEMLRMISAASKARLYLKYLRNVADKTDLGRMAGPSLLRLVDEAMSLTNSAHLFNGNRTAGIWNSVEQMLERGSFAFSEPHKFGCFLMLDPNNPASISSALRYWGCTIQAGGQICGAFAITSPKLNTESEEELRNIFSPLPFAFIPHISLEPPLDWVAITRNTAGENARNLLSTTASGNSSLMSSVTFDAARKSIILFMPGFDKSEIKLYQYRGGSELLIEAGDQRRVIYLPSKIQGKVGGAKFVDRSLVITMR